In the genome of Muntiacus reevesi chromosome 5, mMunRee1.1, whole genome shotgun sequence, one region contains:
- the DDIAS gene encoding DNA damage-induced apoptosis suppressor protein — protein sequence MNRRRKFLLASVLALQNSSFIYPSCQKCFSRIILISKRSNCPKCGSTGEAENAIYRYKLSLKVAESNKLFGITVFGSCLDAFFGLTATGLHRYIQDPSEIPETLDSDTTQNLLTKAVETCFVGQNFIFGVTNFENQHGKGSGSSNFPEQCSDHKRVVKALVACQMIPPDPSVVGFTVIDYFRRLLQLSAVRKLHCGSQTPNSHLLALESSNSDLSSLCGPNSSSYCFEPHGKDYFSGFWQLSLQLTSVLSQLTDDDFSASEQSEASGTLHQNRKCISSAEATGSSSCLDTIQGSWSLVSHMDKKSSAQKLDEELGLQANQPSAVHSNHHEIGVPGSNLFPMKVQEPFEPRNTKSLHSAVEVKNIYSQHEITCHQNQEVDTPPSFQQRCMCYPSLSLRLEERPSSSQDCDLEIWDDLPLSESLNKFLVAIESEIAINQTDASSRKCHLDNDISKLHVDYSRLSLTPQRAPGALHTPPIALRSPPAIVKANSSRDNFLSSHEANPSPSIHKESQPENTAEALSFSGNKRDISEHSLPNVHLSALFPSSKGSGTTVALKSTRILPHETEISCKHNTSEADHSCLSSKYNGCGEKEMSEKLKTLHSRRYNVVSNFPSLENKQYCRWPKSQGNSLTICRKLTYPLETLQSTPNRSMNTLREMLCEHTGNNLTQNCSTGREGNYNASVDLFDDKEMDIVTEMTKRSQDISLQWGKSLAESHHTESDFSLRSLSENSSRSSQKLSLQNTSASLYPRTCPSPPHFQSDSEYDFEYSQDFVPCSQSTPVIGFHQSRIHGMKGAFQKLPAFNLNLDANYKKTRISSANDSQQSTPICPQNIKTPGQKSRSPTVSGITPPEVSNNHPVTECLETDTDEWVPPTIQKVFPSEMLGFRAMGLKKCHAAYNSPDQNELPRKKLKYVNLRTGKCLIKKKLNLKNMLTAAVIKQKTPDCNNIRSGWIFKESVLGHGSCAEVKCCLPFSENWSPSAPEAKSAWSPELFSQNLT from the exons GTCTAATTGTCCAAAATGTGGCTCTACTGGTGAAGCTGAAAATGCCATTTACAGATACAAGCTTTCCTTAAAAGTTGCAGAATCAAACAAATTATTTGGCATTACTGTATTTGGAAGTTGCTTAGATGCATTTTTTGGTCTCACAGCCACTGGTTTGCACAG gTACATTCAGGATCCCAGTGAAATTCCAGAAACTCTGGACAGTgatacaactcaaaacctattAACTAAAGCAGTGGAAACTTGCTTTGTTGgacaaaactttatttttggagtgACG AATTTTGAAAATCAGCATGGAAAAGGTTCAGGTTCCAGTAACTTCCCAGAGCAGTGCTCAGACCACAAGAGAGTAGTTAAAGCACTCGTAGCTTGCCAGATGATTCCACCAGACCCAAGTGTTGTAGGCTTCACTGTCATTGACTATTTCCGTCGGCTTTTGCAGCTTTCTGCTGTCAGGAAACTTCACTGTGGCTCCCAGACACCTAATAGCCACTTACTTGCTTTAGAAAGTTCGAATAGCGATCTCAGCAGCTTATGTGGCCCTAACAGCAGTTCTTATTGTTTTGAGCCCCATGGCAAAGATTATTTTTCAGGATTCTGGCAGCTATCACTACAACTGACTTCTGTTCTTTCACAACTAACAGATGATGATTTTTCAGCTTCGGAACAAAGCGAGGCCAGTGGTACTCTTCACCAGAACAGAAAGTGCATCTCCTCTGCAGAGGCCACTGGTTCCAGTAGCTGCCTTGATACCATTCAGGGTTCATGGAGCCTTGTTTCACATATGGACAAAAAGAGTTCAGCACAAAAGTTAGATGAAGAACTTGGCCTACAGGCTAATCAGCCAAGTGCAGTTCATAGCAATCATCATGAAATTGGAGTTCCTGGCTCTAATTTATTCCCTATGAAAGTACAGGAGCCATTTGAACCTAGGAATACAAAATCCTTGCACAGTGCAgtagaagttaaaaatatatattctcagCATGAGATAACATGTCACCAGAATCAGGAGGTAGATACGCCCCCTAGCTTTCAGCAGAGATGTATGTGTTATCCGTCTTTATCACTCAGACTTGAGGAAAGACCCAGTAGTTCCCAGGACTGTGACCTCGAGATCTGGGATGACCTGCCACTCTCTGAAAGCCTAAACAAATTTCTGGTAGCAATCGAAAGTGAAATCGCTATAAACCAGACAGATGCCAGTAGCAGGAAATGTCATCTAGATAATGACATCAGTAAACTACATGTGGACTACAGCAGGTTATCATTGACCCCACAAAGAGCCCCTGGAGCCTTGCATACACCACCTATAGCCTTAAGGTCACCACCAGCAATAGTCAAAGCAAACTCCAGCAGAGATAACTTCCTTTCCAGCCATGAAGCAAATCCAAGTCCTAGCATTCATAAGGAATCACAGCCTGAGAACACAGCAGAGGCTCTCTCTTTTAGTGGTAATAAAAGAGACATTTCTGAACATTCTTTACCAAATGTTCATTTGTCAGCTCTGTTTCCATCTTCAAAAGGCTCAGGCACAACAGTTGCTCTTAAGTCTACGAGAATTCTACCACATGAGACTGAAATTTCATGCAAGCACAATACTTCAGAGGCTGACCATTCTTGTCTCAGCAGCAAATATaatggatgtggagaaaaagaaatgagtgaaaagttgaaaacttTGCATTCTAGGAGGTATAATGTTGTTTCCAACTTTCCCAgcttagaaaataaacaatacTGTAGGTGGCCAAAGAGTCAGGGCAACAGTTTGACAATTTGCAGGAAACTCACATATCCTTTAGAAACTCTTCAGAGTACTCCAAATAGAAGTATGAATACATTGAGAGAAATGCTTTGTGAACACACTGGTAATAACCTAACACAGAACTGTTCTACTGGTCGTGAAGGCAATTACAATGCTTCTGTGGATCTCTTCGATGATAAAGAGATGGACATTGTAACAGAAATGACTAAAAGGTCACAGGATATTTCATTACAGTGGGGTAAGTCTTTGGCAGAAAGTCATCATACAGAATCTGATTTTTCACTGAGATCACTTTCTGAAAACTCCAGCCGGTCATCACAAAAATTATCGTTGCAAAACACATCTGCCTCTCTCTATCCAAGAACCTGTCCCTCTCCACCTCATTTTCAGTCAGATTCAGAATATGATTTTGAATATAGCCAAGACTTTGTTCCGTGTTCACAGTCAACTCCAGTTATTGGATTCCACCAAAGTAGGATTCATGGGATGAAAGGAGCTTTCCAAAAATTACCTGCCTTTAATTTGAACCTTGATGCCAACTATAAAAAAACAAGGATTTCCTCTGCAAATGACTCACAGCAATCCACCCCTATCTGTCCACAAAATATAAAGACACCTGGCCAGAAATCCAGAAGCCCTACTGTATCTGGTATTACACCACCAGAGGTCTCCAACAACCATCCTGTCACTGAGTGCCTTGAAACTGATACTGACGAATGGGTCCCTCCTACCATACAAAAAGTATTTCCTTCAGAAATGCTTGGATTCCGGGCCATGGGTCTAAAGAAATGCCATGCTGCTTATAATTCTCCTGATCAAAATGAGTTaccaagaaaaaaactgaaatatgtcAACCTAAGAACTGGTAAATGTTTAATTAAGAAGAAGTTAAATTTAAAGAATATGCTTACAGCAGcagttataaaacagaaaactcctgactgtAACAATATAAGGTCAGGCTGGATTTTTAAAGAGTCAGTTTTGGGACATGGTTCTTGTGCAGAAGTCAAATGTTGCCTTCCATTTTCAGAAAATTGGTCACCTTCAGCACCTGAAGCTAAAAGTgcttggtctcctgaattgttCTCACAAAATCTCACCTAA